The following coding sequences lie in one Alloacidobacterium dinghuense genomic window:
- a CDS encoding 5'-3' exonuclease, which yields MKIHLVDGTYELFRHYFALPSAKDAARREVAAVRGVVASVLGMISDGTTHIAVATDHVVESFRNALWPGYKTSEGVPADLLSQFPLLEEVLAAAGVVVWPMVEFEADDALAAGAALAAQDARVEQVIICTPDKDLAQCVSGTRVVQLNRRTGALSDETGVIQKFGVTPASIPDYLALVGDSADGYPGLPGWGAKSSAAVLAKFLHLEAIPADSSEWKVNAASASVLAATLVRERERALLFRTLATLRTDIPLFSNVDELRWAGPTAGFTKIAERLDAVATEKGKAPKRRPLTPPTLNSTTRE from the coding sequence TTGAAGATCCACCTCGTCGACGGCACCTACGAGTTGTTCCGCCACTATTTCGCCCTGCCTTCAGCGAAAGATGCCGCCCGTCGCGAAGTGGCCGCAGTGCGCGGCGTAGTCGCGTCAGTGCTGGGAATGATCAGTGACGGAACGACGCACATCGCGGTTGCCACTGATCATGTCGTAGAATCGTTCCGCAACGCACTATGGCCGGGATACAAAACCAGTGAGGGCGTACCAGCCGACCTGTTATCGCAATTTCCGCTGCTCGAAGAAGTGCTCGCCGCCGCCGGTGTCGTTGTATGGCCGATGGTGGAGTTTGAGGCCGACGATGCGCTGGCGGCCGGAGCAGCCCTTGCCGCGCAGGATGCGCGAGTCGAGCAGGTCATCATCTGCACTCCGGATAAGGACCTCGCCCAGTGTGTGAGCGGCACGCGCGTTGTGCAGCTGAACCGGCGGACCGGGGCTTTAAGCGATGAAACAGGTGTGATCCAGAAATTCGGGGTCACGCCCGCGTCCATTCCCGACTATCTTGCACTGGTCGGCGATTCGGCTGACGGCTATCCCGGACTGCCGGGCTGGGGCGCAAAGTCATCCGCCGCGGTGCTCGCCAAATTCCTTCATCTTGAAGCCATCCCTGCCGACAGCAGCGAATGGAAGGTGAATGCGGCAAGCGCGAGCGTGCTGGCAGCCACGCTTGTCCGTGAACGCGAGCGCGCGCTGCTTTTTCGAACACTCGCTACCCTTCGCACCGACATTCCGCTCTTCAGCAACGTGGACGAACTGCGTTGGGCTGGGCCAACCGCCGGTTTTACAAAGATCGCGGAACGATTAGACGCAGTTGCCACCGAAAAGGGGAAGGCTCCGAAGCGTCGACCTCTGACTCCGCCAACTCTGAATTCCACGACTCGCGAATAG
- a CDS encoding DUF6580 family putative transport protein has protein sequence MSAYLLILFAILSRVAVASHHSWLNFTAIGASLLFFGARRPLRQAILPVVALAALDYYMTVYVYSYPFAAQDYLITWGWYAAVIVLGHLLLRERRSAARVATSVVLSSTSFFLASNFAAWTVLRGYYPHTFSGLMTAYAAGLPFYRNDLLSTGLVAGLAFGLPALVEHYRAQADISAHKAA, from the coding sequence ATGTCCGCTTATCTACTGATTCTGTTTGCGATTCTGAGCCGCGTTGCCGTGGCCTCGCATCATAGCTGGCTCAACTTCACAGCCATCGGCGCATCGTTGCTCTTCTTCGGCGCTCGCCGTCCGTTGCGTCAGGCAATTCTGCCCGTCGTCGCGCTCGCTGCGCTTGATTACTACATGACGGTCTATGTCTACAGCTATCCGTTTGCGGCGCAGGACTATCTCATCACCTGGGGCTGGTATGCGGCGGTGATCGTCCTCGGCCATCTGCTGCTGCGCGAGCGCCGTTCCGCAGCGCGCGTCGCGACCTCAGTCGTTCTTTCCTCCACTTCGTTCTTCCTGGCCAGCAACTTCGCCGCCTGGACCGTGCTGCGCGGCTACTATCCCCACACCTTCAGCGGACTGATGACCGCCTACGCCGCCGGGTTGCCGTTCTACAGAAACGACCTGCTCTCCACCGGACTGGTTGCCGGATTAGCCTTTGGACTGCCGGCACTGGTCGAGCATTACCGCGCGCAGGCGGACATCTCCGCGCACAAAGCCGCGTAA
- a CDS encoding glycosyltransferase family 87 protein, whose product MASASRSSDIWVADSFEVRVEEIPASGNMRRKFTFSPIWCFLLSIPGILLLFAHPLPSLGYVADFTGFLVGAKLIGTPQIYDIATNLTLQKAFTEVNDPTIIFMRQPFWAYAMKPFLNLTYSHAFLLWRVIVGFTLIACVWVSGSDRRFYLLALSWSVPAMGCIVMGNDSSLILLFTLISLACWRNDRHFLAGVALGLCLCKFHFLIFLPLLLFRKQYRQELKGFLLSAAVLVAINFAVQPGWISLYWGALNIPQKNMSGHPTLMPNFYAAFFWTEHPEIAVVLGGLFVLSIIWYICNRLPFDLAMPLCIFSALLTAPHTNALDWILAMPAILAVHSWFPQIKPMALFLLSPVAALFCFWGPRTIGPAIVVAASLLFLGVTCRLIRSEMIEIS is encoded by the coding sequence ATGGCCTCCGCTAGTCGCTCATCGGATATATGGGTAGCCGATTCGTTCGAGGTACGCGTGGAGGAGATTCCAGCGTCCGGCAACATGAGGAGGAAGTTCACTTTCTCCCCCATCTGGTGCTTCCTGCTTTCGATTCCGGGTATATTGCTGCTTTTCGCTCACCCTCTGCCGTCTCTTGGCTATGTGGCAGACTTCACAGGCTTTCTCGTTGGGGCGAAACTGATCGGCACCCCGCAAATTTACGATATTGCGACCAATCTGACGCTCCAAAAAGCATTCACGGAAGTCAACGACCCGACCATTATCTTCATGCGGCAGCCGTTCTGGGCTTACGCGATGAAGCCATTCCTGAACCTCACGTATAGCCATGCTTTTCTTTTGTGGCGAGTGATTGTGGGGTTCACCCTCATTGCATGCGTGTGGGTATCAGGGAGCGATCGCCGGTTCTACCTTCTGGCGCTCAGTTGGTCCGTGCCTGCGATGGGTTGCATTGTGATGGGAAACGACTCATCGCTCATTCTGCTGTTTACGTTGATCTCCCTTGCCTGCTGGAGAAACGATCGTCATTTTCTGGCTGGCGTTGCTCTCGGGCTATGTCTTTGCAAGTTTCATTTCCTGATCTTTTTACCGCTGTTGCTTTTCCGCAAACAGTATCGTCAGGAACTGAAAGGGTTTTTACTCTCAGCCGCAGTGTTGGTGGCCATCAACTTCGCAGTCCAACCGGGCTGGATTTCACTCTACTGGGGTGCGCTGAACATTCCTCAGAAAAATATGAGCGGGCACCCCACGCTGATGCCGAATTTCTATGCGGCTTTCTTTTGGACGGAGCATCCGGAGATCGCAGTTGTACTTGGGGGGTTATTTGTTTTGTCGATCATCTGGTACATCTGCAATCGACTGCCGTTCGATCTGGCAATGCCGCTCTGTATTTTTAGTGCTCTGCTCACTGCGCCCCACACTAATGCACTCGATTGGATTCTGGCAATGCCTGCCATTCTGGCGGTACACAGCTGGTTTCCGCAGATCAAGCCAATGGCTCTGTTTCTTCTGTCTCCTGTAGCTGCACTGTTTTGCTTCTGGGGGCCGCGCACTATAGGGCCGGCTATCGTCGTGGCTGCGTCACTGTTGTTCCTCGGAGTGACGTGCAGACTAATCCGATCCGAGATGATCGAGATTTCATAA
- a CDS encoding glycosyltransferase family 87 protein → MLHPSGMCPILAANPLEVCTKEDAACTKVDRKTGSPAIWCFLLAIPGVVFMLLFVRAAGDHVSDFTGFLVGAKLLGTARLYDVATNLAFQNALIGKTNDGVIYMRMPFWAFVMKPFLALSYGHALLLWRTMMGVVLLACGFLSGRFRSFFLLVLAWSIPAAGCIETGNDAPLILLFMLISLVCWRKNRKILAGASLGLCIVKFHFLIFLPLLVLRKKHRQELIGFSLSVAALMAANFAVQPDWVKLYWAALHLEKNINANSALMPNFYSAFFWTGYPRFAVAVGALLVLALVWPICRRLPFDLAMPLCVFSALLASPHTNYLDGILAIPALLAVNSRFRQVRPLAVFLLSPIVGILSYFGPRSTGPIIIVTASISLLGAVVYLVSNYSEAIDWREENGLR, encoded by the coding sequence TTGCTCCACCCCAGTGGCATGTGTCCCATTCTGGCCGCAAACCCGCTTGAGGTGTGCACAAAAGAAGACGCGGCGTGTACCAAGGTGGACAGGAAGACGGGTTCGCCCGCAATCTGGTGCTTCCTGTTGGCGATTCCTGGCGTTGTGTTCATGCTGCTGTTTGTGCGGGCTGCAGGCGACCATGTCTCGGACTTTACGGGGTTTCTGGTTGGGGCGAAGCTGCTTGGAACGGCACGCCTTTACGATGTCGCAACAAATCTTGCTTTTCAAAATGCCCTCATAGGAAAGACGAACGACGGCGTCATCTACATGAGAATGCCGTTCTGGGCCTTTGTAATGAAGCCTTTCTTGGCCCTCTCTTATGGTCATGCGTTGCTTTTGTGGAGAACCATGATGGGGGTGGTTCTCCTTGCATGCGGGTTTCTTTCAGGGCGCTTCCGCTCGTTCTTTTTGCTTGTGCTAGCTTGGTCGATACCCGCGGCAGGCTGCATTGAGACGGGCAATGACGCTCCGCTGATCCTGCTTTTCATGCTCATCTCGCTGGTCTGCTGGAGAAAGAACCGAAAAATTCTGGCTGGCGCATCTCTCGGGCTGTGTATCGTCAAGTTTCACTTCCTGATCTTTCTTCCCCTGCTGGTCTTGCGGAAGAAACACCGTCAGGAACTGATAGGATTCTCACTTTCGGTAGCGGCGTTAATGGCCGCAAACTTCGCAGTCCAGCCTGATTGGGTCAAGCTCTACTGGGCCGCGCTGCACCTCGAGAAAAATATCAATGCAAACTCTGCGCTGATGCCGAATTTTTATTCCGCCTTTTTCTGGACAGGGTACCCAAGATTCGCAGTCGCGGTAGGAGCGCTGCTCGTTCTTGCGCTTGTTTGGCCAATCTGCCGTCGCCTGCCCTTCGATCTGGCTATGCCGCTCTGTGTCTTCAGCGCACTGCTTGCTTCGCCCCACACCAACTATCTCGATGGCATTCTGGCTATACCCGCACTGCTGGCGGTAAACAGTCGATTTCGTCAGGTACGGCCTTTGGCCGTATTCCTTTTGTCTCCGATTGTGGGAATACTTTCGTATTTCGGCCCGCGCTCGACCGGCCCGATCATCATCGTGACCGCGTCCATATCCCTCTTGGGAGCAGTGGTTTATCTAGTGAGCAACTATAGTGAGGCGATTGACTGGAGGGAAGAGAATGGCCTCCGCTAG
- a CDS encoding YqaA family protein, producing MKHLTTLFLKFSAWLVAILKPLGFWGAGAISMLDSSTVPVPMDLIISGYVWADRRHFFLYCLMAAIGSSIGGLLPFYLGRAGGELFLLKRVNRARYEQLRDRFERQEFFALFVPSMLPPPTPWKLFVFGAGVFEMKVRNFLVAVFLGRLVRFTAEGLLVLYYGPQIVTVVHDLARKHLAAMLTGIGVILGILLLIAIRKGMGKRRAGEFEN from the coding sequence TTGAAACACCTCACCACCCTTTTTCTTAAGTTCAGCGCGTGGCTGGTTGCCATCCTTAAACCCCTTGGTTTCTGGGGCGCGGGCGCCATTTCCATGCTCGATTCGAGCACCGTCCCTGTGCCGATGGACCTGATCATTTCCGGCTATGTCTGGGCGGATCGGCGACACTTCTTCCTCTATTGCCTGATGGCGGCCATCGGGTCATCGATTGGAGGGCTATTGCCTTTCTACCTGGGGCGCGCCGGGGGCGAACTCTTTCTTCTTAAGCGCGTGAATCGGGCCCGCTACGAGCAGCTGCGCGACCGCTTCGAGCGGCAGGAGTTCTTCGCACTGTTTGTGCCTTCGATGCTGCCACCGCCGACGCCCTGGAAGCTCTTTGTCTTCGGCGCGGGCGTCTTTGAGATGAAGGTTCGCAACTTTCTGGTCGCGGTATTTCTGGGCCGCCTGGTCCGCTTTACAGCGGAGGGCCTGCTGGTGCTCTATTACGGCCCACAGATTGTTACCGTCGTTCATGATCTGGCAAGAAAACACCTTGCCGCCATGCTGACCGGGATCGGAGTGATTCTCGGGATCCTGTTGCTGATCGCGATTCGCAAAGGGATGGGCAAACGCAGGGCGGGCGAGTTCGAAAACTAG
- a CDS encoding MogA/MoaB family molybdenum cofactor biosynthesis protein produces MPHAAVITVSDSCYQGSRVDGSGPAVAEVLTSRGFQVVEQVTVPDERPAIEAALRSCASRADLVVTTGGTGIALRDVTPEATRSACDRLLDGVPELMRAVGREETIHASLSRALCGTLGKSLILNLPGSPRGAVTSLTAVLPLLSHALTLLKGDEAPHPEPGQQSDESTSRF; encoded by the coding sequence ATGCCTCACGCCGCCGTTATCACCGTCAGCGATTCCTGTTACCAGGGCAGCCGTGTCGATGGATCCGGCCCGGCGGTGGCCGAGGTGCTCACTTCCCGCGGGTTTCAAGTGGTCGAACAGGTCACGGTTCCCGATGAACGCCCAGCGATCGAGGCAGCGTTGCGGAGCTGTGCCAGTCGGGCGGACCTGGTGGTTACGACGGGAGGAACTGGGATTGCGCTGCGCGACGTGACGCCGGAAGCCACCCGCAGTGCCTGCGACCGGCTGCTGGATGGTGTGCCGGAACTGATGCGCGCCGTCGGTCGCGAGGAGACGATCCATGCCTCGCTGAGCCGTGCCCTGTGCGGAACCCTGGGCAAGTCGCTCATCCTGAATCTTCCCGGAAGTCCGCGCGGAGCGGTTACTTCGCTCACGGCGGTCCTGCCACTCTTATCTCATGCCCTGACGTTGCTGAAGGGTGACGAGGCGCCGCATCCCGAGCCCGGACAACAGTCTGACGAAAGTACATCGCGATTTTGA
- a CDS encoding cell envelope integrity protein TolA, which yields MPITEVPTDPAGAPPEPPRKSRRSRYENLEHHELLQVMDDLQDERGRARLREFFWISIIVHMIIFWFLLYGPKYVWHRNIRVVDPSEILKQREKELTYLDLPDALKKIKPKQSDVISDQNRTAESKKPTLDKKTLQQLQAMRRAGPPAPSPVPAPQMGQTPQPAPQQQAQSTPPPPQPMPQQRPSQPLQNDDQAKLEAPKPATRPDFSTATTAGQAIQQAARNAMRPGQTGGGGDMGANAPSQHPGDSGAVDILSDTMGVDFGPYIRRIIYDTERSWWPIIPESAQPPLLKQGKVGIRFRILPDGSVKQMILEFPSGDVALDHAAWGGITGASPYPPLPKEFKGPFLELRFYFLYNIRPDE from the coding sequence ATGCCCATCACCGAAGTCCCAACCGATCCTGCAGGCGCGCCTCCGGAGCCGCCGCGGAAATCAAGACGATCACGCTACGAAAACCTTGAACACCATGAGCTTCTCCAAGTCATGGATGACCTCCAGGACGAGCGTGGGCGGGCACGGCTGCGAGAGTTTTTCTGGATATCGATCATCGTCCACATGATCATCTTCTGGTTCCTGCTCTATGGGCCGAAGTATGTATGGCACCGCAACATCCGCGTCGTGGATCCTTCAGAGATCCTGAAGCAGCGCGAAAAAGAGCTGACCTACCTTGATCTGCCCGATGCCCTGAAGAAGATCAAACCGAAGCAGTCCGACGTTATTTCCGATCAGAATCGCACCGCGGAATCAAAGAAGCCGACGCTCGACAAGAAGACGCTGCAGCAGCTACAGGCCATGAGGCGCGCCGGGCCGCCAGCGCCGTCACCTGTACCAGCACCGCAGATGGGGCAGACACCGCAGCCCGCACCGCAACAGCAGGCGCAGTCCACGCCTCCACCGCCTCAGCCCATGCCGCAACAGCGGCCTTCGCAGCCTCTGCAGAACGACGACCAGGCAAAGCTTGAGGCTCCGAAGCCAGCCACGCGCCCGGACTTCAGCACCGCAACAACCGCCGGCCAGGCGATCCAGCAGGCTGCCCGCAACGCCATGCGCCCCGGGCAGACTGGCGGAGGCGGCGACATGGGAGCGAATGCCCCGTCCCAGCATCCCGGCGACAGTGGCGCTGTCGACATTCTCAGCGACACCATGGGTGTCGACTTCGGCCCATATATTCGGCGCATCATCTATGACACGGAACGCTCCTGGTGGCCCATCATCCCCGAGTCGGCCCAGCCACCGCTGCTCAAGCAGGGCAAGGTCGGCATCCGCTTCCGCATTCTTCCCGACGGCAGCGTGAAGCAAATGATTCTTGAGTTCCCGTCCGGCGACGTTGCACTTGACCACGCTGCGTGGGGAGGCATCACGGGTGCTTCGCCGTATCCTCCGTTGCCAAAGGAATTCAAAGGCCCGTTCCTCGAATTGCGCTTCTACTTCCTCTACAACATCCGGCCGGATGAATAA
- the miaA gene encoding tRNA (adenosine(37)-N6)-dimethylallyltransferase MiaA, with product MVETARPDPLLIVLAGPTASGKTSLSLHLAECYHGEIVSCDSVAVYRDMEIGTAKPDKADRERIPHHLIDVVDPTEPYTAGDYSRAGRTALSEIAARGRTPIVTGGTGLYLKALIDGLFAGPQRSESLRERLKLSDKKRGRGWLYQILMRLDPQSAQRIHPNDKPKLIRALEVCIAARQPMSHAWEQGREALKGFRILRIGLEPDRDYLYERINKRAAAMFRNGLVEETRMLLEKYGEARPFDSLGYKQARALLERKYREMDAISLAQQGHRNYAKRQLTWFRRERDMYWLHGFGDEPRIRRKAVELIERRLSESEGQQASE from the coding sequence TTGGTAGAGACTGCACGGCCCGATCCGCTGCTGATCGTTCTCGCAGGACCCACAGCCAGCGGTAAGACCTCTCTTTCCCTGCATCTTGCCGAGTGCTACCACGGTGAGATCGTGAGCTGTGACTCCGTCGCCGTTTATCGCGATATGGAGATCGGCACCGCCAAGCCCGACAAGGCCGACCGAGAGCGCATCCCTCACCATCTCATCGATGTCGTCGATCCCACCGAGCCCTACACGGCAGGCGACTACAGCCGCGCAGGCCGCACAGCCTTGAGCGAGATTGCCGCCCGTGGCCGTACCCCCATCGTTACCGGGGGTACGGGGCTTTATCTAAAGGCCCTCATCGACGGCCTCTTTGCCGGACCGCAGCGCTCCGAATCGCTACGCGAACGCCTGAAACTGAGCGACAAGAAGCGCGGCCGAGGCTGGCTCTACCAGATCCTGATGCGCCTCGACCCGCAGTCCGCCCAGCGCATCCACCCGAACGATAAGCCCAAGCTCATCCGCGCGCTGGAAGTTTGCATCGCCGCGCGACAACCTATGTCACACGCATGGGAGCAGGGCCGCGAAGCGCTGAAGGGCTTCCGCATCCTGCGCATCGGCCTTGAACCCGACCGCGACTATCTCTACGAGCGCATCAATAAGCGCGCCGCCGCCATGTTTCGCAATGGACTGGTTGAAGAGACGCGCATGCTGCTGGAGAAATACGGCGAAGCGCGGCCCTTCGATTCGCTGGGATACAAACAGGCCCGCGCGCTGCTTGAGAGAAAATACCGTGAAATGGACGCTATCTCACTCGCTCAGCAGGGCCACCGTAACTACGCAAAGCGCCAGCTCACCTGGTTTCGCCGCGAGCGCGATATGTACTGGCTGCACGGCTTCGGCGATGAGCCGCGCATCCGCAGGAAAGCGGTGGAACTGATCGAGCGGCGATTGAGCGAGTCAGAAGGCCAGCAAGCCAGCGAGTGA
- a CDS encoding putative toxin-antitoxin system toxin component, PIN family produces MRVVLDTNVLVSGLAYPGSTPGRIVAAWRQGAIDVVLSRYILDEVARVLPRLSRIRMSSDEIRDLVDTFLFLADVIEPDTQPDPELRDSADQPILALLRASQAQYLITGDKDLLALAERYPIVTPADFWERHG; encoded by the coding sequence ATGCGAGTTGTGCTCGACACAAATGTTCTCGTGTCAGGACTGGCTTATCCGGGAAGCACCCCGGGGCGCATTGTCGCCGCATGGCGGCAGGGGGCCATTGATGTAGTTCTGTCGCGATACATTCTTGACGAGGTCGCCCGGGTGTTACCGCGGTTGTCTCGAATTCGCATGAGCTCAGATGAAATACGAGACCTTGTAGATACATTCCTGTTTCTGGCTGACGTGATCGAACCGGACACTCAACCGGATCCTGAACTGCGCGACTCTGCCGATCAACCGATATTGGCGCTTCTCCGAGCGTCACAAGCCCAGTACCTGATTACCGGCGATAAGGACCTACTCGCTCTGGCAGAGCGGTATCCCATTGTTACGCCCGCCGATTTCTGGGAGAGGCATGGCTGA
- a CDS encoding type II toxin-antitoxin system Phd/YefM family antitoxin translates to MITEVSAVNFRQNLGEMINQVQYRNDSIIINKDGKPVAALVDAELFARIRRMRDRFDQLSERIAAAYADAPQEEGLAEIDTAVARQRKR, encoded by the coding sequence ATGATTACTGAAGTCAGTGCAGTCAATTTTCGCCAGAACCTCGGCGAGATGATTAACCAGGTGCAGTATCGCAATGACAGCATCATCATCAACAAAGATGGCAAGCCGGTCGCTGCTCTGGTTGACGCTGAATTGTTTGCGCGAATTCGCCGCATGCGTGATCGCTTCGATCAGTTGAGCGAGCGCATCGCCGCAGCGTATGCAGATGCGCCTCAAGAAGAAGGGTTGGCAGAGATTGATACTGCCGTCGCAAGACAGCGGAAGCGTTGA
- the pheS gene encoding phenylalanine--tRNA ligase subunit alpha, whose protein sequence is MSQEGIPQLDGYSEDALDRAFAELEKEVDASALEATKRGTSDAVEEFRLLWLGRKQGRLKQVSEAWLKSAPVEARKSIGLRFNALKPRIESWLVWEGWTSTQPTLDAEAIDVTLPGTHRALGAEHPLIKTMHEMVAVFQRMGYSVGVGPEVETDYYNFESLNFPPGHPARDTQDTLVVANQDRKPLRDRLLMRTHTSPVQIRTMEQQPPPVRIVIRGKVHRNDAADATHSPIFHQIEGLCVDTNITFSDLKGTLDHAMKEFFGSSVKTRFFPSFFPFTEPSADVQISCPFCGGKGCRKCKYSGWIELLGCGMVDPAVFGFVQGKQPAYDPKKISGFAFGMGVDRIAMMKYGISDISLLYSGDARFLEQFA, encoded by the coding sequence ATGTCGCAAGAAGGAATTCCACAACTGGACGGCTACAGCGAAGACGCGCTTGACCGGGCATTTGCCGAACTGGAAAAAGAAGTTGACGCAAGTGCATTAGAGGCAACGAAGCGTGGTACCTCGGACGCGGTAGAAGAATTTCGCCTGCTTTGGCTTGGCCGAAAACAAGGACGACTTAAGCAAGTAAGTGAGGCATGGCTAAAATCAGCACCCGTTGAAGCCAGGAAGTCGATTGGTCTTCGATTCAATGCCTTGAAGCCGCGCATTGAGTCGTGGCTAGTTTGGGAAGGTTGGACCAGTACACAACCTACGCTCGATGCCGAAGCCATCGACGTCACCCTCCCCGGTACGCATCGCGCCCTTGGGGCCGAGCACCCGCTAATCAAGACCATGCACGAAATGGTCGCGGTCTTCCAGCGCATGGGTTACTCCGTCGGCGTCGGGCCTGAAGTTGAAACGGATTACTACAACTTCGAGTCACTCAACTTTCCGCCCGGCCATCCCGCGCGCGACACGCAGGACACTTTGGTCGTTGCGAATCAGGACCGCAAACCTCTGCGCGACCGCCTGCTCATGCGCACGCACACGTCTCCGGTGCAGATCCGCACCATGGAACAGCAGCCGCCGCCCGTGCGCATCGTCATACGCGGCAAGGTTCACCGCAACGACGCAGCCGACGCTACGCACTCACCCATCTTCCACCAGATCGAGGGCCTCTGCGTCGATACCAACATCACTTTCTCTGACCTCAAGGGCACGCTCGACCACGCCATGAAGGAATTCTTCGGCTCCAGCGTCAAAACGCGCTTCTTCCCGTCGTTCTTCCCCTTCACCGAGCCCAGCGCCGACGTGCAGATCAGCTGCCCCTTCTGCGGCGGCAAGGGCTGCCGTAAGTGCAAATACTCGGGCTGGATCGAGTTGCTTGGCTGTGGCATGGTCGACCCCGCGGTCTTCGGATTCGTGCAGGGCAAGCAGCCAGCCTACGACCCGAAAAAGATCAGCGGCTTCGCGTTCGGCATGGGCGTCGACCGCATCGCCATGATGAAGTACGGCATCAGCGACATCAGCTTGTTGTATTCGGGGGACGCGCGCTTCCTGGAGCAGTTCGCATGA